In the genome of Myxococcus stipitatus, one region contains:
- a CDS encoding class I SAM-dependent methyltransferase yields MSRSYEDLEAEAASVSVEGWDFSWLDGRATEQRPSWGYQRRMGERMARASAALDIQTGGGEVLAGVSTLPRLIVATESWPPNVAKATRLLHPRGVVVVADADEPPLPFADGAFDLVVSRHPVTTWWREIARVLQPGGTYFSQQVGPASVFELVEYFLGPLPEELHRKRHPDDARAEAEAAGLEVVDLRLERLRTEFLDIGAVIYFLRKVIWMVPGFTVEQYRPQLRALHERILRDGPFLAHTTRFLIEARKPVPST; encoded by the coding sequence ATGTCACGAAGCTATGAGGACCTGGAGGCCGAGGCCGCGAGCGTGTCGGTGGAGGGCTGGGACTTCTCCTGGCTGGACGGGCGTGCCACGGAGCAGCGTCCCTCCTGGGGATATCAGCGTCGGATGGGGGAGCGGATGGCCCGGGCCTCCGCGGCGCTCGACATCCAGACAGGGGGAGGCGAGGTGCTCGCGGGTGTGTCGACGTTGCCACGGCTCATCGTGGCGACGGAGTCCTGGCCGCCCAATGTCGCGAAGGCCACGCGCCTGCTTCATCCTCGAGGTGTCGTGGTGGTGGCGGATGCGGACGAGCCGCCGCTCCCGTTCGCGGACGGCGCATTCGACCTGGTCGTCAGCCGCCATCCGGTGACGACGTGGTGGCGGGAGATTGCCCGCGTGCTCCAGCCGGGAGGGACGTACTTCTCGCAGCAGGTGGGGCCCGCGAGTGTCTTCGAGCTCGTGGAGTATTTCCTCGGTCCCTTGCCCGAGGAGCTCCACCGGAAGCGACACCCCGACGATGCACGCGCCGAGGCCGAGGCGGCGGGGCTCGAGGTCGTGGACCTGCGCTTGGAGCGGCTGCGCACGGAGTTCCTGGACATCGGCGCGGTCATCTACTTCCTGCGCAAGGTCATCTGGATGGTCCCGGGCTTCACGGTGGAGCAGTACCGGCCCCAGCTGCGAGCGTTGCACGAGCGCATCCTGCGCGACGGCCCGTTCCTCGCGCACACGACGCGCTTCCTCATCGAAGCCCGGAAGCCCGTGCCGTCGACGTGA